gtcaaaaaataatataggTTAAGCTGTAATCCTGGCTCTTTCCCAAAAATTCTGCTTTGTCTATCTTTGATGCAGTTATTGAATACTTTCTTATTGATATACTCCTGTGGTAGTCAATGTTCAAAtgcaaaatcaatatatcAATCTGGAGTGtgttagaaaaaaaaaaatcagaatAACAACCGCAGAAAAAaatgggaaaaaaaaaaaaagtttaaGAAAAATAGGAAATGCATGGAGTCGCGACACCCATCACCAAGGATTTTagaatttgttattgttcaagtttttcaattcaatccTCTGATTAACAATCTTTTTATTCTTgtggtttctttttaataaCTTAAACATCAATGGAAAAGGAGGACCAAAAATCAGATAGAAAAACATTAAAGCAACAGTTAAGTGAAAACAGAAGTATGTTACAGTTTTCttgtgtttgtttgtttgtgtgTTTTGTATACTAACAGAATTTGAAGCTAGAAGATTTCATGAATATCAAAAACGGTTAGAGTCGAAGAATTCCGCATATCTACTTGATAAGAAGTCCACAAAGTTTTATGAGGAATTGAGGCAAAGGGATTTAGATGAGGACAGAAGGattaaacaacaagaagcTATTGAGCTTCAAAGATTCAAGCAGTTACaggaaaggaaaaaagTACTCTCGAAACTGACAAAAAGTACACCACTTGGAAATATCAATAAGCCAGCGATTCTACCTAGGAAGAATCTACAGAAGGCAAGAGAAAACACGTTTGAAGGGCGACTGGTTGAACCATCTTCAAGCAAAGaagacaaagaagaaaataatagtagtaatgGCAAAAATAGTATACTAGTTGGATATGAATCTAGTGAAGAAGAGGTTTAAATGCTGTTGCTTATCTGGTCTTGAATTCTGATATGATTGATGGGTGATGGTTGCATGGTCGTGTGTTTGGTGATAATTTATCAGTGCTTTCTCGAGTCCtgaaagaattttttttttctttgttttctttgacctga
This is a stretch of genomic DNA from Candida dubliniensis CD36 chromosome 1, complete sequence. It encodes these proteins:
- a CDS encoding hypothetical protein (spliced gene) — encoded protein: MEKEDQKSDRKTLKQQLSENRTRRFHEYQKRLESKNSAYLLDKKSTKFYEELRQRDLDEDRRIKQQEAIELQRFKQLQERKKVLSKSTKSTPLGNINKPAILPRKNLQKARENTFEGRSVEPSSSKEDKEENNSSNGKNSILVGYESSEEEV